The Kitasatospora paranensis genome has a window encoding:
- a CDS encoding sugar ABC transporter substrate-binding protein: protein MNAMMRRAVIGTAAVSMALSMAACGKAGSDNKSSDAKGGDTKSIGLLLPENASSTRYESFDKPFIEAKVKELCSDCNVKYSNAEGSAAKQKQQFDTLIAQGVKVIILDAFDAASTQSWVKEAADKGVKVIAYDRLATGPVSAYVSFDNEKVGELQGQALVDALGAKAADANIVMINGDDADPNAGKFKAGAHKILDGKVKKVVYEQSGEWKPTVAGQKIGAAITQLGKDGFQAVYSANDGMAAAIITQLKSAGIKVPVGGQDAGLDAIQRLISGDQTYTIYKAYKPLADSAAELAVDLLQSKDIKSVASSSIDSDTDKNIPAKLLDPKVVTVTNIKDTVIADGLYKVADICTGDYAAACKTAGLQ, encoded by the coding sequence ATGAACGCAATGATGCGTCGCGCTGTCATCGGTACCGCTGCTGTCTCGATGGCCCTCTCGATGGCCGCCTGTGGCAAGGCCGGCAGCGACAACAAGTCTTCCGACGCGAAGGGCGGCGACACCAAGTCGATCGGCCTTCTCCTCCCGGAGAACGCGTCCTCCACGCGCTACGAGTCCTTCGACAAGCCGTTCATCGAGGCCAAGGTCAAGGAGCTGTGCAGCGACTGCAACGTCAAGTACAGCAACGCCGAGGGCTCGGCCGCCAAGCAGAAGCAGCAGTTCGACACCCTGATCGCCCAGGGCGTCAAGGTCATCATCCTCGACGCGTTCGACGCGGCCTCCACCCAGTCCTGGGTGAAGGAAGCGGCCGACAAGGGCGTCAAGGTCATCGCGTACGACCGCCTCGCCACCGGCCCGGTCTCCGCGTACGTCTCCTTCGACAACGAGAAGGTCGGCGAGCTCCAGGGCCAGGCCCTGGTCGACGCCCTCGGCGCCAAGGCCGCCGACGCCAACATCGTCATGATCAACGGTGACGACGCGGACCCGAACGCCGGCAAGTTCAAGGCCGGTGCGCACAAGATCCTCGACGGCAAGGTCAAGAAGGTCGTCTACGAGCAGTCCGGCGAGTGGAAGCCGACCGTGGCCGGCCAGAAGATCGGCGCCGCGATCACCCAGCTCGGCAAGGACGGCTTCCAGGCCGTCTACTCCGCCAACGACGGCATGGCCGCCGCGATCATCACCCAGCTGAAGTCCGCCGGCATCAAGGTGCCGGTCGGCGGCCAGGACGCGGGTCTCGACGCCATCCAGCGCCTCATCAGCGGCGACCAGACCTACACCATCTACAAGGCGTACAAGCCGCTGGCCGACTCGGCCGCCGAGCTCGCCGTCGACCTGCTGCAGAGCAAGGACATCAAGTCCGTCGCCTCCTCCAGCATCGACAGCGACACCGACAAGAACATCCCGGCCAAGCTGCTGGACCCGAAGGTCGTCACCGTGACCAACATCAAGGACACCGTGATCGCCGACGGCCTGTACAAGGTCGCCGACATCTGCACCGGCGACTACGCCGCCGCCTGCAAGACCGCGGGCCTGCAGTAA
- a CDS encoding ATP-binding cassette domain-containing protein: MVHVTGAPVLALRGVSKRFGAVQALTDVHLEVHAGEVVALVGDNGAGKSTLVKTIAGVHPIDEGAIEWEGSKVAINRPHDAQALGVATVYQDLALCDNLDVVGNLFLGRELRRFGALDEVAMEKRAKELLDTLSIRIPSVRIPIAALSGGQRQVVAIARALVGDPKIVILDEPTAALGVEQTAQVLDLVERLRERGLGVILISHNMADVKAVADTVAVLRLGRNNGVFEVASTSHEEIISAITGATENAVTRRQARIAEEAK, from the coding sequence ATGGTTCACGTGACAGGCGCACCCGTACTGGCGTTGCGCGGTGTCTCCAAGCGCTTCGGTGCCGTGCAGGCACTCACCGACGTGCATCTGGAGGTCCACGCCGGCGAGGTCGTCGCCCTGGTGGGCGACAACGGAGCGGGCAAGTCGACGCTGGTGAAGACCATCGCGGGCGTCCACCCCATCGACGAGGGCGCGATCGAGTGGGAGGGCAGCAAGGTCGCGATCAACCGGCCGCACGACGCCCAGGCCCTCGGCGTCGCCACCGTCTACCAGGACCTCGCGCTCTGCGACAACCTCGACGTGGTCGGCAACCTCTTCCTCGGCCGCGAGCTGCGCCGCTTCGGCGCGCTCGACGAGGTCGCGATGGAGAAGCGCGCCAAGGAGCTGCTCGACACCCTGTCGATCCGCATCCCGAGCGTCCGCATCCCGATCGCCGCCCTCTCCGGCGGTCAGCGCCAGGTCGTCGCGATCGCCCGCGCCCTGGTCGGCGACCCGAAGATCGTCATCCTGGACGAGCCCACCGCGGCCCTCGGCGTCGAGCAGACCGCCCAGGTCCTCGACCTCGTCGAGCGCCTGCGCGAGCGCGGCCTCGGCGTCATCCTGATCAGCCACAACATGGCCGACGTCAAGGCTGTCGCGGACACCGTGGCGGTCCTCCGCCTGGGCCGCAACAACGGCGTCTTCGAGGTGGCCAGCACCTCGCACGAGGAGATCATCTCCGCCATCACCGGCGCCACCGAGAACGCCGTGACCCGGCGTCAGGCACGCATCGCGGAGGAAGCGAAGTGA
- a CDS encoding sugar ABC transporter permease: MLVREAGFAGYLAEFKRKMKSGDLGSVPVVLGLILIGIIFQSVTGDFLNADNVTNITKWIAGPGLIAVGIVFVLLLGEIDLSLGSVAGVSAAIAAVLSVRSGVNEWLACLIAIAAAVAIGALHGFFFAKIGVPAFVVTLAGLLAWSGLQMSVLGDKGTVNVLNDGVLANLDTYFLGDGDVAFTWAFAVLGIALFGAGQFLDAKRRGDAGLPARPMSEIALRTGVLAVIGLVAAYMLNQDRGLPLPLVIFLSVVVITDFVLRRTSYGRQIFAVGGSVEAARRAGINVAWVRISVFMISAGMAALGGLFIASQQGSADKLLGSGNVLMNSIAAAVIGGTSLFGGRGKTWSALLGILVIQSIITGLDLVHVNQAIQYMITGAVLLGAVVLDSVSRRTQKSSGRG, from the coding sequence CTGCTCGTCCGTGAGGCCGGTTTCGCCGGTTACCTCGCGGAGTTCAAGCGGAAGATGAAGAGCGGCGACCTGGGTTCCGTCCCGGTCGTGCTCGGCCTGATCCTGATCGGCATCATCTTCCAGAGCGTCACCGGCGACTTCCTCAACGCCGACAACGTCACCAACATCACCAAGTGGATCGCCGGCCCGGGCCTCATCGCCGTCGGCATCGTCTTCGTGCTGCTGCTCGGCGAGATCGACCTGTCGCTCGGCTCGGTCGCGGGCGTGTCCGCCGCGATAGCCGCCGTCCTCTCGGTGCGCTCCGGCGTCAACGAGTGGCTGGCCTGCCTGATCGCGATCGCCGCCGCGGTCGCCATCGGCGCCCTGCACGGCTTCTTCTTCGCCAAGATCGGCGTCCCGGCCTTCGTGGTCACCCTGGCCGGCCTGCTCGCCTGGAGCGGCCTGCAGATGTCCGTGCTCGGCGACAAGGGCACCGTCAACGTCCTGAACGACGGTGTGCTCGCCAACCTCGACACCTACTTCCTGGGTGACGGCGACGTCGCCTTCACCTGGGCGTTCGCCGTCCTCGGCATCGCACTCTTCGGCGCCGGCCAGTTCCTGGACGCCAAGCGTCGCGGCGACGCCGGCCTGCCGGCCCGCCCGATGAGCGAGATCGCCCTGCGCACCGGCGTGCTCGCCGTCATCGGCCTGGTCGCCGCTTACATGCTGAACCAGGACCGCGGCCTGCCGCTGCCCCTGGTGATCTTCCTCTCGGTCGTCGTCATCACCGACTTCGTGCTCCGCCGCACCTCCTACGGCCGGCAGATCTTCGCGGTCGGCGGCAGCGTCGAGGCGGCCCGCCGCGCCGGCATCAACGTCGCCTGGGTGCGGATCTCGGTCTTCATGATCTCGGCCGGCATGGCGGCCCTCGGCGGCCTGTTCATCGCCTCCCAGCAGGGCTCCGCCGACAAGCTGCTCGGCAGCGGCAACGTCCTGATGAACTCCATCGCGGCGGCCGTCATCGGCGGCACCAGCCTCTTCGGCGGCCGCGGCAAGACCTGGTCCGCCCTGCTGGGCATCCTGGTCATCCAGTCGATCATCACCGGCCTCGACCTGGTGCACGTCAACCAGGCCATCCAGTACATGATCACCGGCGCGGTGCTGCTCGGCGCCGTCGTGCTCGACTCCGTCTCCCGCCGGACCCAGAAGTCCTCCGGCCGCGGCTGA
- the dxs gene encoding 1-deoxy-D-xylulose-5-phosphate synthase, with product MALLTRIRGPRDLDRLTPAQLADLAEEIRGFLVEEVSKTGGHLGPNLGVVELTLALHRVFDSPRDRILFDTGHQSYVHKLLTGRQDFSRLKMKGGLSGYPSRAESEHDVIENSHASTVLGYADGLAKANKIQGHRDRPVVAVIGDGALTGGMAWEALNNIADARDLPVVIVVNDNERSYSPTIGGLANHLSTLRTTQGYERFLSWGKDALQRTPVVGQSLFDTLHGAKKGLKDFIAPQGMFEDLGLKYIGPIDGHDLVALESALTKARGFGGPVIVHCITEKGRGYHAAENNEEDRFHAVGVIHPDTGLPVKTSGKDWTSVFGEEMVALGRERKDIVAITAAMLHPVGLAPFAKAFPERTFDVGIAEQHAAVSAAGLATNGLHPVVAVYATFLNRAYDQVLMDVALHRLGVTFVLDRAGVTGTDGASHNGMWDMSILQTVPGLRLAAPRDADQVRAQLREAVEVHDAPTVVRYSKGSVGPAVPALGRIGGMDVLRENTSHEHGDRRADVLIVSVGAMAPLCLEAADLLGAQGITSTVVDPRWVKPVDKALPGLAAEHRVVVTVEDNGRAGGVGSAIAQALRDADVDLPLRDFGIPQEFLDHAKREEILAEIGLTAPDVARQVTALVARLDAQPVQA from the coding sequence GTGGCCCTGCTGACCCGCATTAGGGGACCGCGTGATCTCGACCGGCTCACCCCGGCGCAGCTGGCCGACCTGGCCGAGGAGATCCGCGGCTTCCTGGTCGAAGAGGTCTCGAAGACGGGCGGCCACCTCGGCCCCAACCTCGGCGTGGTCGAGCTCACCCTCGCCCTGCACCGCGTCTTCGACTCCCCGCGCGACCGGATCCTCTTCGACACCGGCCACCAGAGCTACGTCCACAAGCTGCTCACCGGCCGCCAGGACTTCAGCCGCCTGAAGATGAAGGGCGGCCTGTCCGGCTACCCCTCGCGCGCCGAGTCCGAGCACGACGTGATCGAGAACTCGCACGCCTCCACCGTGCTCGGCTACGCCGACGGCCTGGCCAAGGCCAACAAGATCCAGGGCCACCGGGACCGCCCGGTCGTCGCCGTGATCGGCGACGGCGCGCTCACCGGCGGCATGGCCTGGGAGGCGCTCAACAACATCGCCGACGCCCGGGACCTGCCGGTCGTCATCGTCGTCAACGACAACGAGCGCTCCTACTCCCCGACCATCGGCGGCCTCGCCAACCACCTCTCCACCCTGCGCACCACCCAGGGCTACGAGCGGTTCCTGTCGTGGGGCAAGGACGCCCTGCAGCGCACCCCCGTCGTCGGCCAGTCGCTCTTCGACACCCTGCACGGCGCCAAGAAGGGCCTCAAGGACTTCATCGCCCCGCAGGGCATGTTCGAGGACCTCGGCCTCAAGTACATCGGCCCGATCGACGGCCACGACCTGGTGGCGCTGGAGTCCGCGCTCACCAAGGCCCGCGGCTTCGGCGGCCCGGTGATCGTGCACTGCATCACCGAGAAGGGCCGCGGCTACCACGCCGCGGAGAACAACGAAGAGGACCGCTTCCACGCCGTCGGCGTCATCCACCCGGACACCGGCCTGCCGGTGAAGACCTCCGGCAAGGACTGGACGTCCGTCTTCGGCGAGGAGATGGTGGCGCTCGGCCGCGAGCGCAAGGACATCGTGGCGATCACCGCCGCGATGCTGCACCCGGTCGGCCTCGCCCCGTTCGCCAAGGCCTTCCCGGAGCGCACCTTCGACGTCGGCATCGCCGAGCAGCACGCCGCGGTCTCCGCCGCCGGCCTGGCCACCAACGGCCTGCACCCGGTCGTCGCGGTCTACGCGACCTTCCTCAACCGGGCCTACGACCAGGTCCTGATGGACGTCGCCCTGCACCGCCTCGGCGTCACCTTCGTCCTCGACCGGGCCGGCGTCACCGGCACCGACGGCGCCTCCCACAACGGCATGTGGGACATGTCGATCCTGCAGACCGTCCCCGGCCTGCGGCTCGCCGCCCCGCGCGACGCCGACCAGGTCCGCGCCCAGCTGCGCGAGGCCGTCGAGGTCCACGACGCGCCCACCGTCGTCCGCTACTCCAAGGGCAGTGTCGGCCCGGCCGTCCCGGCCCTCGGCCGGATCGGCGGCATGGACGTGCTGCGCGAGAACACCTCGCACGAGCACGGCGACCGCCGCGCCGACGTCCTCATCGTCTCGGTCGGCGCGATGGCACCGCTCTGCCTGGAGGCCGCCGACCTGCTCGGCGCCCAGGGCATCACCTCCACCGTCGTCGACCCGCGCTGGGTCAAGCCGGTCGACAAGGCCCTGCCCGGCCTCGCTGCCGAGCACCGGGTGGTCGTCACCGTCGAGGACAACGGCCGCGCCGGCGGCGTCGGCTCCGCGATCGCC